TGTCAGGATTAAAATATATGATATGCAATGAATTTGCAGCATGTAATTTATTACGATGGttctttaaaatctgtttttatttttgcactaaaacttaTCAGCTATCTGTGTCTCTGACCTTTCTGTTGGATACAGGAATTTGACTGTGTAAATTAGTTACATAATACTGAAGCATGTTACGAACTAATTTTCTGTCTAAATAAGGTAATTCTATAGACAGtatattattaacatttatttttaattgtaatcTAATAATAGTTCTTACTTTTGGATTGTTGATGCTGATGTATCAGCCTCATACACctgaatttaatttgtttttgtttttcagtttttcagtgaTGGTTTAGATTTTGCTCCTACTGTGCCATATTGAGCCTTAACTCCAGTCCCAGGTTCCACGAGTTCTGCATAAGAGGATGGTGCATCGTTGGAAAGAAGCAGATGTGCCCGTACTGCAAAGAGAAGGTGGATCTGAAGAGGATGTTTAGTAACCCGTATCCTTGATACTCTCACGCACTGTACAAAATGATATTTTCTGACTTGTAAATTAGTTTTCCTGTCTTAGTCACATGATTACTTAGACTAAACAGCCTTGACGGAGATCTACATTACACATCACCAGTGACAGATGAGTACTAATCAACATTCTGGAAACCACTTTACACTGAATCACTGAAGAAGAGGGTGTTTCTTGTAACTGAGAGGAAGTTCTGACTCAAATATTTTGACGAGTACCTCAGTTTGGTTATTTAGAACAACAGATTAATGTTTAGTTCCTGTTCCTTTTTGAGACTGATCTCAAGAAATAGCGTTGTATGTTCCGCttgttcttatggcatttggtgtgttatacctacgcattttcacccttttgcatgttattcagtgccatttgatcacgtgtgaATTTACGTCAAGATCTCCgattcacataaccctaaccctcagtgtgtggcaTTTGATGcattgattcaggttggacagggggctactaACGGTGTGAACATAcgcgcagaaagcttataatgcatacggataacacgccaattaaaactggtgtgtatatttacgggagtcatgatatcacgttgccttTTTGAAGCTTAGAATCCTTCTCTTCTCTGGTCTGTCCTGACAGTCATACATTTATTCACCCTTGACCACTGTTGCTCTTTTACCTTAACCTGTTTCGCTTTTAGCTGGGAGAGGCCACACGTCATGTATGGACAACTTTTAGATTGGCTTCGGTACTTGGTGGCTTGGCAGCCGGTAATTATTGGATTTGTTCAAGGTATCAACTACGTCCTGGGATTGGAGTAACCTGCAAATCCAAAAACGGACATACACGCCATACGGAGGACAATGCACTGGCTCAAAAGACTGGAGCCTAACATTGAACTAAAACATCAATATGAAGTGTCTATACTTTTTGTACATATTGATAGGCACAACGTATTTACGGTTTATTTGAATTTTATTAGTAATCAGAATTTGGATGTCTGTCTCAATTCCCCAGGTTTTCTTCACATCATTACACATTAATCATGGGTTTGTGCATATTATGACCTAGTAAAGCAGTTCTAAAATCGCTACGGAGGTGCTTTTTACTAATTTATGAATTTGTGTCTTAAGTGTTTGTCAATACTCAGTTAAAGGGTCATGCTGGAGTTTTTCATCCTCTTATCTAATGATAAAAAGCTCTTCCATTGTTATCTAATAAAAATTCGGTTGAAATCTGCATAAATTATTGCTGCCCAGTCATGCCTCCAGTGTAAATGGGCATAAAACCCAGACTTCCCCTGGAATCCTTGGGCTGCTGCATCATTGCACGTCATTACTCATGTAGCTGTTTGACTTCCTGACAATAACTTTAACAAGAAGTGAAATAACTGAGTTTCCTACATGCAGACAAGCACAATGTCTGTTGACATCATGGAGAATCAGCATACAAACTTAGCTAAGAGCAGGATTCCTCCTACGGTACTTAGTAAGATGGAATTGTTAATATTACTGGATTTCAACATGTCCACAGTGTCTGCATTACACTCATTATAAATGGAAAGACAGACCTATCTGCTTTGGTTTTTGCCATTTTCCACCCTTTGACTAGTTTGTATGATTCACATTGGAGGTCAGAAATAGTCACAGGACTATTTTTtaatacggaaaaaaaaaaaaaaatctcctgagCCTCTGAAATTACAGCTCATATAGCcatgtatgtttttgtcagcagTTTGCCTTTAAGCCTCTATTATAGAAACAGTTTTTATGAACAGTTTTTGCAGTATGTTTTTGGATTATTAAGAGACATGATTTTGAAACTACTTATTCAGTACAGTGAGCAAAATGACATCAGGGCCTGAGAAGTTACTGAAAGTGTCTGCATGTCAAAGTACTTATAAAGGTACTTTGGAAAGATTTTTCAGTAGTATGGGTCAAGTGGTTCTTGTACCGCTTAGGTATTTGTAGCCTCCACTTAAATACCAACCAAAACTAAGAGTCTGGCTGCTTTTAATGAAATGAGGAAAGAAAACTGTTATGGAGTGACCCTTTAACTGGGAGAGTGCAGACAGTGCCAGCACTCTTCTTTTTTTACCGTTTGAAGTTGACGGCTGGTGAATTTCACAGGTACTTCTCATGGTGTATTCCATATCTTTGACCCGATTTACCTGGACCTCACTGTGTGCAACAGGGCTAATTTATcatttcagtgtcagtgttatcTTCAAAATCAATAAATGCCAGTACACTTTAGATcaacttttttttcctgtggaatTCTTTGAAAAGGTAATAAATTGTTAACATGAAGATCAACATATGTGACTCCTAAGAATGAGCATTGAATTAGTCAGCATGCTTGATTTACTGTATGTGTGAAACCATAAAAGGtcaacaaacttaaaaaaaaaaagtgtgggcGAATTTTTGAGGAAATCCCCAAGCTGAGTCCATGTATGTTGTGTTTGAAAGCGTAGGGAAGTTCGTTCTCTATATATAGACATGTGGAATCCCTGAACTGCATTCAATAACCAAACACTCTTAAGTAAAGGAGTCAGAATGAAGCAGCCGTCCATTATCGCAGGTAAATCCACTTATACTTTGTCAGCGATTTTTACTTCTTACAGAAGTGGTATGAACATGTGTTTCTCTAACAGCCTTTGTGTTTCTGTGCCTGGTGCTTGCAGATGGATTTCCAGGTGAAGTATATTTTGTGAGCGTGAAACTCAAATGTTTTTATATAATTAGACTTTGTGTTTAACTCAATTTCTACTTCAGTATCAGATAATTGTTCTCCAAAGATCATTGGGCCAGTGCAGGTCCAAATAAAAGCTCATCCAGGTAAGACTTAATTTTTAGTGTGCGGGTAAAATTTAATACATTGAGAATTCATGAGTAATCTGTGCTTTGAGACTTTGTGcctgatggatgtgtgtgtgttctgcctGTCAGAAGAGCTGCTGATTCTTCACTGTGACGCGTTTACAAACTGTGAAGATGATGTTACGCTCATCTATTGGCTTGTGAATGACACGTTCCCTGAGGAGACCTCTAGCAGTGAGAGAATAATAGAACTGGAAGAGTAAGTTTTTTGGTTCATATATTAACACAGAACAGTGGCCCATGTAATATGTTGTATTCTGTTTAGACTTAAAAGATGCTGTAGGTTAACAATTATCAGCTACACTGACTTATTTTCTTCAGATCAACAGCAGAAAACGGAGCAATCCTACAAAAGAGTCTGCTATTGAAGAAGGTGACACCAGAGGACCTCAAGACCACCTTCACTTGTGTGGTGACTAACACTGCGGGAGCGGCTCATAAGTCCATCACGTTAACAGCTAAATCAAATGACTGCAAAGGTCATAAAAGGAACAGGATACACAgcagagcagaaaaaaaatgaatcatCTAAAGCGTTTTATcttgcaaatgaaaaaaatgtgcatgtgtaaatttAGTGAAAGCTACTGTGTGTAAAGTGCTTTGAAAACAATGCATTAGagttcattttattttgacaGCTATTCTTGAATAAAGCCACAAGTAGTAACATTTGATTTAAGAAAACTGCAATTTTATTCAGgacaaaaaagttattttttaaaCAGGCACCTTCATAGCATTTCATGTAAAACAAAGCAATGTTTTTACATATTGCAGTCTACTGAATACATGTATTTAGTGCaatatatgttgtattttttttattttgtctgttttcatttgATAAGCAACATGACATCCGTTTTTGAACCACATTAAAATTTATAAACACCAGATCCCCAACCAATTCAGTTTACTTAAAAACTATCAGAATTACATGTGACAAACAAATATATTGGTATTTGGTAATAGTGTTGTTGACTGTAAAAAGGTTACATTTTTACAAGCTTTGTCCTGATCACTGAGCTGTGACATACAGTGGTGAAAGAAAAAACAGGGATTAGAAGATACATGTTCAGTAATGCATATAATATTTTCAGCTATGTGAAATTAATAATAGTCCTTTACTACATAATTGCCTTTGTGGATGCCAGTAGATTAAACCAATCATATTTTTATCATAAGCTAAATAGTCAGATTTTgttagtgcatttatatttgtaTTCAGTTGAGATCAACAGTAGTCTGTCAACATAAAAATGGAATAGTATACATTATACACAGcgtaaaaataactaaaaaggACACTTATGGCTAATAGCTTTAGAGATGCATAGAAAcaaatccaacccccccccccccacacacacacacacacacacacacacacacacaaacccagaaCAAATTTGTACCCCCATTTTGATTTACCTCTAAATGCGAAGAATTTATGGACTGATTAGGTTTGGCTGCTATATTCTCTAAAGCTTGTACTAAAACATTCTAAAACGTGTACGAGGCAGAGGAGGCTATAAATATGTTTCTCCTTCAGAGCAGCATCATGTCCTCGCCACCATTTCTCGCTCCGACAGTGGAAGCTTTGATTTATGACTTTGTACTTTGTGCACAGTGATCAGTGTTGTAAAGATCAAATGGATGCTGCTTGCTGCACACCCAGCTCCACCAGGCAGTGCTTCAAGTTGTCATTTCTGGCAGGAAACTGATTTTCAGCGATCCTCTTCCTGATGTGTGCATCCGTTTCTTCGATGACAGATGTCCACTTTGCACTGGGGATGAAAAATGTTTGGAGGAGTTCCATGTTTTTCTTATTTGCCATCCCACACAAGAAACGCAAGAAAAAGTCCAGCTTGCCATCCTCACAAAGCAGGCTTCTCTCCACAGCGCTCTTGAACACTTCCATATTCTTGGACCTCAACATCCGTGAGAGTTTGCCTTTCTGTTGCTGTTCAAAAATGTTCTTTCCCTGGTTTCTGAAGCTGAGAAACACATACAGAGAAGCCAGGTACTCCTGCATTGTGGCATGGATAAAGCTAACAGCGACCTCATGGTACAAGACGTGTAGCGATATGAGAAACTGGTAACACAAGCCAGTGCGTGTGATCGCCTCCTTATCAATTCCTTTGCAATCCTTCCAGCTAATCTTGGTAATCCGGAACTTGCCTTTTTCCAGCAGGTTGAAGGCCAGCTTTCCAAGACTCATAATGAATTCCAACTCTTCATTGGGAGGCAAATCTGGAGCTCTAAATCTGCGGAGTTGACGCATGAGCAGTAGCATCAGCTTTGTGTACATGTAAGTGAGGCTTGTGGGCAGCTCTGCCTGCGGCCCCCGTTCAGTCTTTATCCTCAGGCACTCTTCTGCCACCAGTGAACAAAACAATGGCAGATGACACATGATACGAAGGGTTTTGGAAGAATTGACGTATTCAATGACTTGAGCTGCTTGGCTGGGATCCTTAATCTTCTTCTTAAAGTACTCGTCCTTTTCAGGGTCACAGAAACCACGCACCTCAAACACCATGTGATGTGTATCCCAAGGAATGACGGGCCTCATCTGCGGTCGAGAAGTGAGCAAGACTCTGGAATGGTACAGTAGCCTCCCTCTGATGATGTTCACAAGGATCACATTCAGATTTTTGGGAGTTTCAAGGTCAGTCATAATCTCTGTGTTTTCAAAGTCTAATTTCCCAGAGTGCTCATCGAGACCATCTATGACAATCACCATAACGGACTCACTACTGGTATAGTCGCTGGTTCTCAGTTTTTTGGTTTCTGGGTACAAAGTTTCTATTATCTCAACCAAAGAAATTTCGGAATCCTCATATTTTTTAAGATCCCTAACGAACAAAGGAAACAAAAAAGTCACATGCTCATGAGACTTTCCTTCTGCCCAATCCAAGATTAATCTCCTGACTGCCATCGACTTCCCTGACCCTGCAGCTCCATTGATCAATGCGATACTAACGTAGTTGTCTTTCACCCATTCTTCATCGAAGATCTCCCCTGGGGACATTCGTGTCTCTCCCTCATTGTTGGTACTCAGCTTTCCTATTGTTAAGACCTCATGTTCAATATTTGGACCATTATTATTTTCACGTGTCATGTAGAGATTAGTGTAGACATCGTCGAGGGGCCTCTTCTCTCCTTCCGGGTTCAAATCAATACATACGGTGTTGTACTTCTCCTTAAGAGTCTGACATAAATCATGACGGACTTCatctgtgaaaaataaaaaaatatgtacatgAATATTTTAGACCTGTTTTAGGGGTCAACTTGTGTTTCAAACAGATACATATTATCAGTGATCAAGAAAACAACCTATGTGCCTGTTACACAcaagcagtaaaaataaaaatactggtgACAAAATTTACAATAAGACAACCTCCAATATAAAATCTGATGAGAAGCATATGTATAATTAAAAGAGAACTTaggtcttctgtctgtctttgctaaaaaaaaaaagttcagggaGCGAGCAACCAGCATTGTGTCTTACAAAGTAATACATAAAATAAACCAAAGAGATTCCTGATATTTTATCAAGTAGATAAAAATAAATTGAAGTAGTCGTATTTTACTTTGTTCTGAAATTATAAAAGTAGGCAATAGTCCCGCTTCAGCAAATACAGATGGTGCAGAAACAGAGATGCTCAGTGttggattttaaattttttttgtcagGGATTCGATTCCCATAATAGTTAAAATACAGAATACTTATAATTGGTTGACCCTTAACCTGTTTACACCATCATATTCACTAAGACTGAAGACAAAGTACAAACCTTTGTTGCAACTTTTCTTGCATAAATGCATTACTTATCTATTTTTTACATTTAGATGTTCTCATTTGAGTAAAAAATCATATTACACATAGGGATGTACTCACTGTGGATGCACAAGGTGTCCAGAAAATCAACCATCCTGTATACTTCGATATCCACCAATGCACACCTCACGATTTGTATAGACACTCTCAGGCTGTAACACTCAAGGACTCGGTCTACAACATCCACCATGTCCATGCTTTCGAAAGGAGTGTTGAATGTTTGTGGGTAACGTTGCCAAAGGATCTTCTTGAATCTTTTAAATTCCAGGTCTTTCAGCCTCCCAAGGACTTTGCAAATAGCCtgattaaaaaaagaattaagttattttacttttttacaggtTGTCTACTTTAAGAAGACAAATCATAACTAAATTTAAGGTGTCTTGGACAAATAACTGTTTTGTTATTCACGCATTATAGATAAATAATATGGTAAGACATATTTCTGATCTTGACTAGAGGTATATTTTAAATAGTTATATATGTTTGAGTTAGGTTAATCTACATTTTGCCAACTGGTCAGtgcaaaagtaaagtaaaaatataGGACTTTCCAAAGAAAAGCTTGACTAACTTTGCCAGAGATCATTTAATAGACTACTTAATGACTTTTACAGGTTATACTGGATTTACAAAATTGATTTTAAGACACGGTGTATTTTCTATTTAGTGTCACAGAAACATTGCAGAGACAAATGGGGCCAGGAACTCACCTTAAAAACGAATGCTACTGTGAGAGATGGATGGACTGGCTCACTGAAGTCTTCGATTAGCTCTGGTAATATAAAAGTCTCTGAGGCAGTATCGTCTTTGTCTTGGACCCTATTAAGTACACAATGGAGATATCAAATTATGCTGGACAAACTTGTGTGAAAtaacagaaatgtcttaaaaaatacAACTTTACATACTTCTGTGTTCTCTTTTCACAGTCGTCACTGTCCAGGGAGTAGGAGCTAGAATATGAATCTAATCTCTCCAGGTGGACACTACAACCAACACAACACAAATGTTTTAATTATAACATTGTAAAGTCATTTAAATTGCAATAGGACAGAATGACTTTTCTAACAGGTTTTTGAATGCTTTGTGTTGTTTGTACCTTGTGGAAAATCCATTTTCATCAGCCATTTCAGCGGAACATTCTATATAGTCACTTGACATTGAGTGGTAACTCAGCGCTGGAGACAAGGCCTGATCCACGTAAtgcctggagaaaaaaaaaaaaaggttggcaaAATGACAGTTTGTTAATTGCTCAGTGTCTACATAACAGAGAATCACCAGCTCCACAGCTCACACCAGATAAGAAGTCCATTTAAAGCTTAGCTCTCTTTCACGAGCAGCATGAAGGATGTACTTGAATTAGGGAAAACAAGGGCTTATGAAGACTGATTGACACATATGGGCTTAACTccatattgtgtttttattgatttagaGTTTTCCCTTTGGATTCATTTGGCAAGGATGTGACAAAAAAGTACCCTCCTTACTGTGGCGTGTTTAAATGTGGACATATGAGGTTCAGTAATGACATATGTGATTCCAGACTCTAGACTGTTGTCTTCTTTTTCAAATCCTGCTGCCAGAGAAGTTGGACCATGAACTTAAGTACAATAAATTATACAATCTGGGACTCATCCAACTGTTTGGACCATAACTGAAGAAAGAACAAAGAcagatttttaatgttttcacaGAACTACTTAATTGTATTTTGTGACTCTAAACAAATTGTAAACATAGTCAAAAAGTTGGAACACAGGCATGTTTACCACCACAGTGTCACACTCCCTTGTTATACTTTGTAATTGTTTATTACTGAGCACACTCATTCTAGTTGTTTGAAGACCTATGCTATCCAACAGTCATGGTGATGCTGTTGGAACTGGTGGAGAGTGAGGCTTGGTATTGCCTTGCTGAAATACCCATACTCAGAGATAAATGGTGACTTGATGGCAGCATAGTCTGTCTAAAATTCCAATATCTGCCCTCACACTGATGGTACCTCCATACATAAACAGGTCAGCCATACTTTTCCTCCTTTTGCTGACAATAGCCtggatgacattttcatcttAGGCAACCTGACATCCATTTTTCCCGAGAACAAGCTGAAATGTGGACTCATATCTTTGTCTTTTGGTCCAGCTGAGATGAGTTTGGACGCAGAGAAAAGTACAGAACAAATCTAGAGCTTCCTCCTTGtctaaaaaaatttcaagtacatTTCTGGACATAGCAGCAGACACCTTTAAGTTACAGGGACTTTCCAAAATCCTCCTGAGCCCATATGTTTATATTCATCAGGGCAGCATGACAGTTTTTAATGTAATTCTgtctgagggtcaaaggtcattgacACTCTgcgttaaaaactccacttcctggttggggaggggcaggacctcacctatcaggccacacccaaccatttaagaggaaggatcaggcccagccCATCCTCTTTTCCTTTGTTTGACTGGGAGCATGCGGCCTGAAGGACAGACTAAGACTTAAATGCATTGACTGGATAGATGCATATCTGAGTGTGTTATATTTTGTGGTACTGTTACTTGAATATCCTTAAatatgtttggaattgttttGGTAATagagttattgtttccctttgtttaagacTCAAATCATCTCATCCATGTCATCTCATCCACGTCATCACCTGAACCATTCAACTTGTAATATTTCtgcctgaagagaaaataaaagcattaaacggaatccctgaccagttttcatatctgaccgtatgccaatgcagaagttttaattattccatcGCAATCAGCCCTTCAATAtcagccttcatagtttttacactcTGGTTTTCAACCTTGGCCTTCACATACTAAGACTCCCTGAATCTTTTCACAATAGCACGTACCTCAGATAGTTAAAGATCTTTGTAATTTTTCTGTGAGTGCTAGTCTGTTTCTACTGATTCTTAAAATTTTTCTTCTAACATTTTGGCACAACGAGTTGACCCACAACCCATCTTTCTTTGGTGGATCCTCCTTTTGTGCCCATTCATGATCCCTGACCCATTACCAACTTATCTGCTAATTGTGGAATCTTACAGAATAGTGTTACTTGTATACTTGATGACTTTTCAGCCCTATTTTGCCTCTGTCTCAACTTCTTCTTGAttcaaaaatgtacattttattaCAGGCATTTGTTATATATGCAAAATACAATTAAGTCggttcataaaaatatttttaaaaaaaaaccctttcacCTCTTGTCTATTATATAAAGGTTTAGGTTTCTAGAACTGGAATTTTTATGAATGTTCTTCATTTATTCCACTAGGGGAAGCTGCTGAGTGCCACACATGCTGAATGGCTTGGAATATTCTAGAGACTACATATGAACCAATGTTTTTCTTTCTACTTCATTAGCTGAgtagctccttcagcaccagacttttacatccccTGTGCAAGACGGAGCGATTCAGCTGGTCATTCCTCAAAGTTCAGACGTTATAACGGTTCACAGtaacaaccccccccaccccccccccccggcatgTGTAATCACAATGTAAATAGTATTTAAATTTCAAAAATGTTTcattctaattctttatttatataaatatttatataaataccaaatttctcattttctttcaaattttagttttaacttttttttttacctgtctttttctttgcacttgtttgttgtatgttcctgctgtcaactgtgaaatttccccatagtgggatcaataaagtcttatcttattactTTCTCCTTCATTCTATCCTTAACATTCATTTACTAATGCATGTTAAATGGTGCCATTCATCAACaagaccagaaaaaaaaacaaaaaaaacactcgcATTACCATTCACTGGTGTCCATAGGATCTGGCCCTAAATCCAGAGATGGTCTTCTCGGTGGAATGTAATACAGTccgtcatcttcttcatcttctggaTACTCACTCCCTCCACTAGCAGGTGCATCCCCATCAGAGGAGCCTGACGGCGTGGCCATGTCCTCAAATAATTCACTGTCATCCATTTTTTTACCTTCTTAAAAGAATCTGAGACAGAGAGGGTCTAGCAATCACTTTCTCAGCAGACGGTCACAGAGGGATAGCATGCCCATTCCtgcattaaacaaacaaacaaacctcttaTTAATGTCAAATCTCTAGTTCTTCACCAGGATGTGTGACGAACTCTGCACTGAGGTCGGTTTCCTGCCATATCCTTATATTCCACGTGTTAGAACATGCAGGTATGAGCACACTGGAATGAGCAGGTTTTGGTTACACTAGCTAATTCTCCACTcaaatgtgtatttctgcagTGCTTTATAATGACTTGTTTACAATGTTTTCTAAAGTCAGTGTTCGTGTTTATTCTTATATTTAGCTACAGGCTAAATGACATGCGTTTAACCCCCTTTTACATCGCTATTAGAAACATGGACTCGTAACACACAAAATACGTCAAGTATCGATTAAAACCAGCTCAAGCACGTCAACATGTAAAAATAACTGCGTTAACAGGTGATAGTTTGCGTTTATGAAAACACGGTAGCTACGTAAAACTTTTCGTATCGTAGCTTTCCTTTAGCCGATACTGACACATTCAATCCAAGGCAGACAAGAAGGGTTAACTCAAAACAAACCGCACGTAATAAGACATTAATGCTGCATCTGTAAAATCagctaaatggaaaaaaacaggaacttaataaataattaaaaaaaaaaaaaaaacgtatttatGGGACTTTGACTTTACCGTTTCAACTGAATTCCGTATGTTTCcgtgtttcttcttctcctttttgcgTCTCGACAAAATAAACAATAGACTCTGCCCCCTACAGGACAAGAGAGTGAATAACATGCATTAACACTGTTGGAGTTATGTGTACTGCACTATATTAGGATTTTAATAGATGAAGCTCTCTACAATAACATGTATACATGTGCACACAACCTGAGTAACCTGCAGTGGTTTAGCAACCCACAATATACTTACATATACTTATACTTATAATATACTGATCATTTTTGCACAACAATCAAACATTaacaaatgaataataataaataataacatttaTACAAAGGTTTGCAGGGAAAGCATCCTATAAtagaaataaacacaataaacccaCAAACACTCAGATGAAAGATTAGGATGCATATTGctatatttcaaaaataaatttGCAGGTGGGTTGTGATAATGAAGATTTATTCtaagtttttaataaaatattttaagtACAAATGAAATCATATGTTTGTTTCTAAATCATCATCTATTAACAACACTTGCATTTGTTTCCATAATGCAGTGAATGCCTGCATGAATGTGCAAGTATCAGACATGTTTTTCTagcattttttaatataattttgcaTTTCCACCACTCTGTAGGCTACTTATATGTTGTCATCTTATTTTTTCCCATCAAAAAATGTGGTAAATATCAGTGACTAAAGAAAAATCTTCTTGCCTTACACAACAGCTGCCtctcttatttatttatgattattGATCATCTTGAATGTCAGTGTAGGCACAGATGTTTTTGTCTATTCTTAGGGACTCCTGGGGGTTACTTTacacttttaatgttttataggGGCATCAACTCATAGAAATCACGTCTCAAAGTGTGGTGTTGTATTGTAGACTGTTTCATGAGTAGGCTATTGAATTTCAACACTGTATAGTAAAAGACTGTGCATATaggtttttttcccctccccTGAAGCTGTTAACAAGCACGGGAAAATGTTTGCATCCCTGTCTCATTGGTGACCGTCGTTTCCACTACACTGCGCTTTGTGTGATGGAGGCGTGAGCAGCGACAAAGACGAAGGAGGAAACAGCGGCTGTATGAGGGGTGGTCAGTGCCATGGAGGCTGAGAACAGGCTGAAGACTACAGTGAGGACAGACAGAGGTGTCAGGTGGTGTTTACTTAGGTGgatatttaacatatttaaccctttcatgcatgaattatgacaaccttaatcaagatttttttttttttcctgagtgtttttattcttctttaagcatgaaaaaagcaatatgattgaattttttctttttatgaacctatttttcatggggttacaaaaatatccagtcagctggacaccatgcatttacagaaatactgtgtgaaaactatgaaatacatttttaatgctgttaatctgttctcacattttaacatactagaacctcctgagacccagcaatgcatttttgtcctctgtaggggacaag
The Sphaeramia orbicularis chromosome 14, fSphaOr1.1, whole genome shotgun sequence DNA segment above includes these coding regions:
- the nlrc3l1 gene encoding NLR family CARD domain-containing protein 3 encodes the protein MDDSELFEDMATPSGSSDGDAPASGGSEYPEDEEDDGLYYIPPRRPSLDLGPDPMDTSEWHYVDQALSPALSYHSMSSDYIECSAEMADENGFSTSVHLERLDSYSSSYSLDSDDCEKRTQKVQDKDDTASETFILPELIEDFSEPVHPSLTVAFVFKAICKVLGRLKDLEFKRFKKILWQRYPQTFNTPFESMDMVDVVDRVLECYSLRVSIQIVRCALVDIEVYRMVDFLDTLCIHNEVRHDLCQTLKEKYNTVCIDLNPEGEKRPLDDVYTNLYMTRENNNGPNIEHEVLTIGKLSTNNEGETRMSPGEIFDEEWVKDNYVSIALINGAAGSGKSMAVRRLILDWAEGKSHEHVTFLFPLFVRDLKKYEDSEISLVEIIETLYPETKKLRTSDYTSSESVMVIVIDGLDEHSGKLDFENTEIMTDLETPKNLNVILVNIIRGRLLYHSRVLLTSRPQMRPVIPWDTHHMVFEVRGFCDPEKDEYFKKKIKDPSQAAQVIEYVNSSKTLRIMCHLPLFCSLVAEECLRIKTERGPQAELPTSLTYMYTKLMLLLMRQLRRFRAPDLPPNEELEFIMSLGKLAFNLLEKGKFRITKISWKDCKGIDKEAITRTGLCYQFLISLHVLYHEVAVSFIHATMQEYLASLYVFLSFRNQGKNIFEQQQKGKLSRMLRSKNMEVFKSAVERSLLCEDGKLDFFLRFLCGMANKKNMELLQTFFIPSAKWTSVIEETDAHIRKRIAENQFPARNDNLKHCLVELGVQQAASI